In Sphingobacteriaceae bacterium, the following proteins share a genomic window:
- a CDS encoding paraquat-inducible protein A: MIKDKLIYKILLAVVLMPVILFAMYCGFNIHQLVEERSQIKKDYSEINSIKNGLFSVDIWRSHITDIMDEQIDAFDLTDMQEDTLKIALNKVLNSVVTKANDMVNKKQTKLDKKIKQFAIRQVVDVDKVRAKVPEFSQTIIDELKKPSNKQRLKFLAKDKFTEMAKKTHDSISNEEVVRQLLNKYQANTVAEFNMISNLKVQQLQQTSYNYTYMMVICLFFFLVLWLLLRNQTPLHTPLFVMSVLLGLVVLLIGLIAPMIEIDARIKEFDFMLIGKSLIFTDQVIFYQSKSILDVVHILIATGKADSILVGSLILIFSVVFPITKLICTKIYLLGSDKVRENKFLSWFAFKSGKWSMADVMVVAIFMSYIGFKGILDTQMAVLNMKKNTLATIATNETSLQPGVILFVSYVLYGLVLGVILKKITYKEKIIDIDKLRFIRRKKVVLTEVPKINNDPAK; encoded by the coding sequence ATGATAAAAGATAAACTTATTTACAAAATTTTATTGGCAGTTGTTTTAATGCCTGTCATCTTATTTGCCATGTATTGCGGCTTTAATATTCACCAGTTGGTAGAAGAACGGTCGCAAATTAAAAAAGATTACAGCGAAATAAACAGTATTAAAAACGGCCTGTTTTCAGTAGACATATGGCGTTCGCATATCACCGACATTATGGATGAGCAGATCGACGCTTTTGATCTTACAGACATGCAGGAAGATACTTTAAAAATTGCTTTGAATAAAGTACTTAACTCGGTGGTAACAAAAGCCAACGACATGGTGAATAAAAAACAAACCAAACTTGACAAAAAAATAAAACAATTCGCTATCCGTCAGGTGGTGGACGTAGACAAGGTACGTGCAAAAGTTCCGGAGTTTTCGCAAACTATTATTGACGAACTAAAAAAACCCAGTAATAAACAAAGATTAAAATTTTTAGCCAAAGACAAATTTACAGAGATGGCTAAAAAAACACACGATAGTATAAGCAATGAAGAAGTGGTTCGCCAATTACTGAATAAATATCAAGCCAACACCGTGGCAGAATTTAATATGATCTCTAATTTAAAAGTTCAGCAACTGCAACAAACAAGTTACAACTACACTTACATGATGGTGATCTGCCTGTTCTTCTTTCTTGTTTTATGGCTGCTTCTCAGAAACCAAACACCTTTGCACACGCCTCTTTTTGTAATGTCGGTACTGTTAGGATTGGTAGTTCTATTGATTGGTCTTATCGCACCAATGATTGAAATAGATGCCCGGATTAAAGAGTTCGATTTTATGCTGATTGGAAAATCACTGATCTTTACCGACCAGGTTATTTTTTATCAGAGTAAAAGTATTCTCGATGTAGTACACATTTTAATAGCCACCGGAAAAGCAGATTCAATACTGGTAGGTTCGTTGATCTTAATTTTCAGTGTGGTCTTCCCTATTACCAAATTGATCTGTACTAAAATTTACCTTTTAGGAAGCGATAAAGTGAGAGAAAACAAATTCCTTAGCTGGTTTGCATTTAAGTCAGGAAAATGGTCGATGGCTGACGTAATGGTTGTGGCCATATTTATGTCTTACATTGGTTTTAAAGGAATTCTGGACACCCAAATGGCGGTACTGAATATGAAAAAAAATACACTTGCCACTATAGCCACTAATGAAACGTCGTTGCAACCTGGTGTGATCTTATTTGTGAGTTATGTACTTTATGGCTTAGTTCTTGGCGTGATTCTTAAGAAAATCACTTACAAAGAAAAAATCATTGACATTGATAAACTTCGTTTTATCCGCAGAAAGAAAGTGGTTCTGACTGAAGTACCTAAAATAAATAACGATCCTGCAAAATAA
- a CDS encoding AraC family transcriptional regulator, whose translation MKHLTIVVPEGENNLSSIVGAYKLFSRANDYYKKNGKKDVFKIQVAGVSKKVDFYEGLFTVKPHIALSEIKKTDLVIIPSLNHNYKEALLQNKTLISWITKKHKEGSEIASICTGAFILASSGLLDGMSCSTHWSAADDFKKLYPQINLQTDKIITDEKGIYTNGGAYSFLNLMIYLIEKYYDRRTAIFCAKVFQIEIERQSQSPFSIFTGQKAHGDETVKKAQAYMENHLDEKISVEYLSSKFAVGRRNFDRRFIKATGNTPLEYAQRLKIESAKKALEASNKTINEVMYEVGYSDVKAFREVFRKITGMSPIEYKGKYNKEAAV comes from the coding sequence ATGAAACATCTTACTATTGTCGTTCCCGAAGGAGAAAATAATTTAAGTAGTATTGTGGGCGCTTACAAACTTTTTTCAAGAGCAAACGACTACTACAAAAAAAATGGTAAGAAAGATGTTTTTAAAATACAGGTGGCGGGTGTTTCTAAGAAAGTAGATTTTTACGAAGGGCTATTTACGGTGAAACCACATATTGCACTTTCAGAGATAAAAAAGACAGACCTTGTTATTATTCCTTCATTAAATCATAATTATAAGGAAGCCTTGCTGCAAAATAAAACTCTTATTTCCTGGATCACCAAAAAACACAAGGAAGGTTCTGAGATTGCAAGTATTTGTACAGGCGCTTTTATACTTGCTTCCTCAGGACTTTTAGATGGAATGAGCTGTTCTACGCACTGGTCAGCAGCCGATGATTTTAAAAAACTGTATCCGCAAATAAATTTGCAGACGGATAAAATTATTACGGATGAAAAAGGCATTTATACAAATGGTGGCGCATATTCCTTTCTTAATCTTATGATCTACCTGATAGAAAAATATTACGACAGGAGAACAGCTATTTTCTGCGCAAAAGTTTTTCAGATTGAAATTGAAAGACAAAGTCAATCGCCATTTTCAATTTTTACAGGGCAGAAGGCTCATGGTGATGAAACGGTAAAAAAAGCCCAGGCTTATATGGAAAATCACCTGGATGAAAAAATATCGGTAGAATATCTGTCGTCTAAATTTGCAGTTGGAAGGAGAAATTTTGACCGCCGGTTTATTAAGGCTACAGGCAACACACCTTTGGAATATGCACAAAGATTAAAGATTGAATCTGCTAAAAAAGCTCTGGAAGCAAGTAATAAAACTATTAATGAAGTGATGTATGAAGTCGGCTATTCAGACGTAAAAGCTTTTCGAGAGGTTTTCCGGAAGATTACGGGTATGTCTCCGATAGAATACAAAGGGAAATATAATAAGGAAGCTGCTGTTTAA
- a CDS encoding ATPase encodes MKTEDYTATLIVDNSSTQAFTAIKNFRAWWSEEIEGPTDQLNQTFFYHYKDIHLCKIKLVESIPDKKLVYEVMENEFSFTKDKTEWIGTRLIFDITKEGDKTKIVFTHKGLVPAYECYKVCNDAWTGYMNNSLYKLITTGKGEPNPKDGEGFNAELAEKWKLNH; translated from the coding sequence ATGAAAACAGAAGATTACACAGCTACGTTAATTGTAGATAATAGTTCAACCCAGGCCTTTACTGCCATAAAAAATTTCCGCGCCTGGTGGTCAGAAGAAATTGAAGGTCCCACTGATCAGCTAAATCAAACATTTTTCTATCACTACAAAGACATTCACTTATGTAAAATAAAACTGGTAGAAAGCATTCCTGATAAGAAATTGGTTTACGAAGTGATGGAAAACGAGTTCAGTTTTACCAAGGACAAAACAGAATGGATTGGCACCAGATTAATTTTCGACATCACAAAAGAAGGAGATAAAACAAAAATTGTTTTTACCCATAAAGGCTTAGTACCGGCATATGAATGTTACAAAGTTTGTAACGACGCCTGGACCGGCTATATGAACAACAGTCTTTACAAGTTGATTACAACGGGCAAAGGCGAACCAAACCCTAAAGACGGAGAAGGGTTTAACGCAGAACTCGCCGAAAAATGGAAGTTGAATCACTAA